A stretch of Spirosoma oryzicola DNA encodes these proteins:
- a CDS encoding SDR family NAD(P)-dependent oxidoreductase, whose translation MSIYRIPNEFEKDNANFRAFVEPDYGYVYSMKPVSKNILISGVSTGIGYGAARQFIQRGYTVFGSVRQQADADRLQAELGPRFVPLVFDVTDASAIAKSAQWLTDQLGDSGLGGLINNAGIAVGGPLHYQPIETIRNHFDVNVLGLIQVTQVFLPLLGARANHPVQPGRILNISSVNGQVAIPFMGAYVGSKHAVEGISHSLRRELKLFGIPVVIVGPGAVKTPIWGKGTDISAYRDTAYYPAMQWFLKQVEASEQRGFSVDYLGERIVQIHETKHPHTRYAIVPNKLTSWILPRLLPDRTIDWILGRVSGLRYKP comes from the coding sequence TTGTCAATTTACCGTATCCCTAACGAATTCGAAAAAGATAACGCCAATTTCCGGGCGTTTGTTGAGCCGGATTATGGGTATGTTTACAGCATGAAACCCGTCAGCAAAAACATTCTCATCTCCGGCGTATCGACCGGTATTGGCTACGGGGCAGCCCGGCAGTTTATTCAACGTGGCTATACGGTTTTTGGCAGTGTCCGCCAGCAGGCCGACGCCGACCGACTTCAGGCGGAACTGGGGCCTCGGTTTGTTCCGCTGGTGTTCGACGTAACGGATGCCAGCGCCATTGCTAAATCGGCGCAATGGCTTACGGATCAGCTCGGCGACAGCGGCCTGGGTGGGCTCATCAACAACGCGGGGATTGCCGTTGGCGGTCCGCTGCACTATCAGCCCATCGAAACCATCCGAAATCATTTCGACGTAAACGTGCTGGGACTGATTCAGGTTACACAGGTCTTTCTGCCTTTGCTGGGCGCGCGGGCGAACCATCCGGTTCAGCCGGGCCGAATTCTCAACATCAGTTCGGTTAACGGTCAGGTTGCGATACCGTTTATGGGCGCGTACGTTGGCTCCAAACATGCCGTTGAAGGCATCTCGCACAGCTTGCGCCGGGAGTTGAAACTGTTTGGTATTCCTGTCGTTATTGTTGGACCAGGTGCCGTCAAAACGCCGATCTGGGGAAAAGGGACGGATATTAGCGCTTATCGGGACACGGCTTATTATCCGGCCATGCAATGGTTTCTAAAGCAGGTTGAAGCGTCTGAGCAACGTGGTTTTTCTGTCGATTACCTCGGTGAGCGTATTGTGCAAATTCACGAAACAAAGCATCCTCATACGCGGTACGCAATAGTACCAAACAAACTAACCAGTTGGATACTACCAAGGCTATTGCCGGACCGAACTATCGACTGGATTCTGGGCCGGGTGAGTGGATTGCGGTATAAGCCGTAA
- a CDS encoding MBL fold metallo-hydrolase: MLKPAFQKDDALLADIASARDKPDMLHIWWLGQSGFLLQYNGKQLLFDPYLSDSLSRKYAHTDKPHVRLSEIVINPAKLTDIDVVTSSHNHTDHLDAETLLPIMAGNPSLRFVIPEANRNFVAERLEQSTHWRGRHWPIGLNDGQASTVDGFVIRGVPAAHNELERDAEGRCKFMGFMVELGPYRVYHSGDTLWYDGLVDILKPFDVDVAFLPINGNKPERRVAGNLNPDEAARLGKAIGAKLVVSHHYDLFAFNTADPDDFIKACNQYGTPYRVMQLGEGIHLSRESETNLKR, from the coding sequence ATGCTTAAACCTGCTTTTCAAAAAGACGACGCGCTACTGGCCGATATAGCCTCAGCGAGAGACAAACCGGATATGCTGCATATCTGGTGGCTTGGACAAAGCGGTTTTCTGCTGCAATACAACGGGAAACAACTGCTGTTCGATCCGTATCTGTCGGATTCGCTAAGCCGTAAGTATGCCCACACGGATAAACCGCACGTTCGACTATCGGAGATTGTCATTAATCCGGCCAAGCTCACGGATATCGACGTGGTAACGTCAAGCCACAACCATACCGATCATCTGGACGCCGAAACGCTGTTGCCGATCATGGCCGGAAACCCGTCGCTACGCTTTGTTATCCCCGAAGCCAACCGCAATTTTGTTGCCGAACGTTTGGAGCAGTCCACCCATTGGCGCGGACGGCACTGGCCCATCGGCCTGAACGACGGGCAAGCCAGTACGGTTGATGGGTTCGTTATCCGCGGTGTTCCCGCAGCCCATAATGAACTCGAACGAGACGCCGAAGGCCGCTGTAAATTCATGGGCTTTATGGTCGAACTGGGCCCCTATCGCGTGTACCATTCTGGTGATACGCTCTGGTATGATGGCCTGGTCGATATTCTGAAACCGTTTGACGTGGATGTAGCCTTTTTGCCCATCAATGGCAATAAACCCGAACGACGCGTAGCGGGCAATCTTAATCCCGACGAGGCCGCCCGGCTCGGTAAAGCCATTGGGGCAAAGCTCGTTGTCTCGCACCATTACGATCTGTTTGCCTTTAACACAGCTGACCCCGACGACTTCATCAAAGCCTGCAACCAATACGGGACGCCTTACCGCGTCATGCAGTTGGGCGAAGGAATCCATCTAAGTCGGGAGTCCGAAACGAATCTAAAACGATGA